A portion of the Sulfuricurvum sp. genome contains these proteins:
- a CDS encoding AlpA family phage regulatory protein has protein sequence MNQYLRDKDVAKMLTIGRSSVWRMAKEGKLPAPLKISERVTVWKLSDIEAFIASRMEAVA, from the coding sequence ATGAATCAATACCTAAGAGATAAAGACGTAGCAAAAATGCTCACAATCGGAAGATCAAGCGTTTGGAGAATGGCGAAAGAAGGGAAACTACCCGCACCTTTGAAAATCAGCGAACGAGTAACCGTGTGGAAGCTATCAGACATTGAGGCGTTTATTGCTTCACGTATGGAGGCGGTAGCATGA